A window of Daucus carota subsp. sativus chromosome 2, DH1 v3.0, whole genome shotgun sequence genomic DNA:
GAAACATTTGATTTTTAGTTTCTCATTTAGTACCAGGTTTAATTAGTTGTCACTTGACTAAAAATGTTGAAATTAACTAATGAAGTAAAGTTTGATTTAGTAATGACCATCCTGACAAGTGACTTTGATTAAATTACAGAGGAAGTTTAGAAGTTCCGAGAAGGGAAAGAAGGCAACGGAATCTAGATTTGGAAGCCACtggtgaagaagaagaagaagagttgCTGGAAAGCGAAAGCTTCTCTAACGACAGACGCTGGAATTGCTTTAGAGTAATTGCTCTCGTCGTAAGTTCATCTTTTCCTCcgaaaaatttgaaataattttctcaGTCAGTGCATTCAAGAACTTCTTATGTGAAAGTTATGAAATTTTAGGTTGCTACACATTGACAAAAATTCAATCTAGTTGTAGACAGTACACTTAAAAGTGTCAATGGCTTGAATTGCTATGTGGAGTCTGAAATCACTAGAGAATCTTGATTATGTTACAAACACAGTTTTCATATATGTGGGTGATCCGTAGTGTATTTTGTGGCATCCACCTGAACACACTAAAAATGCATAATTAGATAATTCTGAGTGCCCTAAATGAACAAATCATTCATTTTAGCTTCTAAAAATGATAATGTATTACAAGGGTCCTACAACATGTTCATCTGCATTGTGCAGTACCTAAATTCAAACCAAAAAGGAGCCAAACCTCAACTACTAGAATACGTTCCTAATGCGGGAGTCTTGTGTACTGATACAACGGCTTTCATATAATGTTTCTGACTAATTCTTTCGAGGATTCATCGACTTTGCATGAGACGTGTATTATCCCCGATGATACATATTAAATCATGTTTAGTTGTATactaaatttgttttgtttagaCACCATAGGGATTGCTCTGCAATTGGTTAGATTTGTCATGTATGTGAATTTTCTCACCCTACATGTATATGTAAATCAATTCGTTTAATATTGGTGACTGAATggtttatcattaaaattaagaaTTGAGAAAGAGATTTTAACAGTAATCAATCATAAGCAGCTCCACGACCTTTCATTTTCTTACAACTTAGTTTTATTCAGCTTATACTGTAATGTCTTATGTACTTGTCCACAAATTAAGCATCCATCAGCTGATAATGATTGTTactttggattttttttattttttttttgaacatatTGGATGATAATGATTAATCACTAGTCATTTGTTGTGAAATAGTAAGAGAGTATAATATGTTTCTTTAACTACAAATAATCATTATATAACTTTGATTTGTTTGGTTACATTCAACATTATTTAATCAGTGGTTTGTAGGAGGGAAAAGTACAGAACCAGTAGCCAACAACTAAGGCTAAGCAACAGGGATGGAGTGAAAAGAAAGTCATTGAATACAGGCCGATTCAGCTTTGACAGTAAACCACCATAATACGTTCTTAAGCTTGAACCAGTAGCCCCTGCTGGCTTTTCAATAGTTGTTTACCTATACTTAAGCCAATAGCCTAAATGTTAGAATTTTTGATGGACTGGTGTTTGAATCTATTTACAaatttctttaatttataacacTTTTTAGTAAatcttttgattataaataGAACACCTGGatctatttattataaatattttaacagaattaattattaatttttttaacatgtaCCTCATAGCATGACCACTTCATTATTTTGCGGATTTATATTTAGGTTCTACAGGATCACAAGTCTAAACGTACTGTATACCTCTTCTGGCCGCAAAGGCCAGAATtacttattaattttttatgacttttgatgttaaatattgatTTGCATTATCTGCTAATTAGTCGACTTAGCTTGCACAAATTCTTTATATCCTTTGTTGGCATGACTTTGGATGTAATAATGACATGGTATTTTTTTCTGGTAGCCTAATTTGTAATGCTGTAAAATTAGTCATTTCTTTTATGAATTACAATTAAATCACCTGTTCATTATATTGATTGGTTTTTTGATTTGAATATCTACAGATTTTTATGGAGAAATCTAAGGATTCAGCTTGCGGCCCTATAGATCGATCACTGCTGTTCATGCAGGAGGATCATATTAGCACCTCCATCTGGGAGGGCGATGATAGGCTCAGGTTTGATGTCAGACAGTATACCACATGTATGGATAAGTGGGTTTTGGATGATGAGCAGAGGCATCTTCTTGATTCTTGGGGTTTTGGGGTGTTTGCTCACCCTCAGGTTGTTCGACAGAACGACATTGCTAGAGAATGGAGGCCGGAGACAAACACCTTTCACTTCCCATTTGGTGAGATAACCATCACACTAGAGGATGTCTACATGCTTATGGGTCTGCCGATCAGCGGTCGTGCTCTTACTTTCATGGATCTTGCTACTCCGCAGCAGTATTGGCTTACTCAGTGGGAAGATTTAAGGTTGGAGAAGGGGCCTGTCCGAAAGAAGAAGTctgacaagaagaagaagaagaagaagtctaAATGGAAGGAGAAGTCTGAACGGGAGAAGATGTGGTCATAAAAAGTTTGTATTCATTGCGGGAAACATATAAGAAGAAGCCAAAGTCAAAGCGTCCTAAATATTTAGAGCAGGATACCAGGGTGTATACCCGAGCCTATGTGTTCCAGATCATAGGGGCTATTCTTTTTCCTACATCATCCAGAGCTACTGTCCATCCCCGATACATACAGCTGCTGCAGAAGACGAATGAAATCATTGATTATACCTGGGGTGCTAGTGTGTTGGCATATCTTCTGCGAAGAAGACCAGCACTTCCATTAACGGGTGCGTGATGTTTCTTCAGCTCTGGGCTTATGAGAGGTTGTTGCCTGGTCGTCCTGTGATTGCACGTGGATTAGAGCGTGTATGGCCGAGGGCACGCGCATGGGCTGAGTCAGTAGAGGGCAGGAGGGTTAACCCTCACCATCATGTATGCCAGTATCTCAGGGATTTTGATAGTTTTGATCCAGAGTGGGTGGCAGCCGTATGCTCATTTTTATCAGCTAGATGATGTCGATCAGGAGGAGGATGCTGATTTGTATGTTGCTTGTCATATGGCTCTGGGTCGTATCCCTATGTTTGCTTTCGAGATTGTTGAGTATCAGATGCCAGACAGGGTATTGAGACAGTTTGGCATTTTACAGCATATACTGGAGCGGCCTGTTGACATGAGATTTTTGTGGGCGGAGAGGAACTCCGCGTCACAGCGGGATGATCACATTACTAGGCTGAGTGCATATAGAGATGAGTGGGATAGCTTCGTATCTACGGGTATGCCCATTATCACGGAGGGTGCTTATGTACCTATATCGGAGTATATGCATTGGTTTAGACTCCACAGCAAATTGAGGATTGTTTCGTGCCTAGCCCCTCCTCCTGATATCATACAACCCCGTGATTGGTTCCCGCAGCAGAGTATGGTCGATGAGGTatgttgtatattttattaattgctACATATGCTGCTTTGTTTTATAAGAATGTTATAGTACTTGTTTTACATTTATGTCCATAAAATACGCATTTGAATGTAGCAATACTTGCCTGACATGTCTGTTAATGATATTTACAGTTAGAGAGTGCTATGAGGATGGCGCACGCCATCCATCTGCGGGGTGCCCCAGAGTGCCCCCAGAGTGGCTGTATGATTATCATATACCCGACTTCTTGTCTCATTAGGACCGGGTGTACACTGAGTGGAAGGGTATGGCATATGAGAGACCGT
This region includes:
- the LOC108207185 gene encoding uncharacterized protein LOC108207185 isoform X2, with amino-acid sequence MYASISGILIVLIQSGWQPYAHFYQLDDVDQEEDADLYVACHMALGRIPMFAFEIVEYQMPDRVLRQFGILQHILERPVDMRFLWAERNSASQRDDHITRLSAYRDEWDSFVSTGMPIITEGAYVPISEYMHWFRLHSKLRIVSCLAPPPDIIQPRDWFPQQSMVDELESAMRMAHAIHLRGAPECPQSGCMIIIYPTSCLIRTGCTLSGRVWHMRDRHLSGSSLPFLIQSCIRLRLPHVLSCLPSHRPHLIWRLIPVPLLLPCSPHFRPLTRSIHVMMTPRLTRVVLRLLSMCLISVLVLVLTFRSRTRLVPPRRPRLLSPPRLLLRSRTRLVFSRRPRFLSLRLCGTILRWIH
- the LOC108207185 gene encoding uncharacterized protein LOC108207185 isoform X1; the protein is MYASISGILIVLIQSGWQPYAHFYQLDDVDQEEDADLYVACHMALGRIPMFAFEIVEYQMPDRVLRQFGILQHILERPVDMRFLWAERNSASQRDDHITRLSAYRDEWDSFVSTGMPIITEGAYVPISEYMHWFRLHSKLRIVSCLAPPPDIIQPRDWFPQQSMVDELESAMRMAHAIHLRGAPECPQSGCMIIIYPTSCLIRTGCTLSGRVWHMRDRHLSGSSLPFLIQSCIRLRLPHVLSCLPSHRPHLIWRLIPVPLLLPCSPHFRPLTRSIHVMMTPRLTRVVLRLLSMCLISVLVLVLTFRSRTRLVPPRRPRLLSPPRLLLRSRTRLVPPRRPRLLSPPRLLLRSRTRLVFSRRPRFLSLRLCGTILRWIH
- the LOC108207186 gene encoding protein MAIN-LIKE 1-like, which encodes MEKSKDSACGPIDRSLLFMQEDHISTSIWEGDDRLRFDVRQYTTCMDKWVLDDEQRHLLDSWGFGVFAHPQVVRQNDIAREWRPETNTFHFPFGEITITLEDVYMLMGLPISGRALTFMDLATPQQYWLTQWEDLRLEKGPVRKKKSDKKKKKKKSKWKEKSEREKMWS